A genomic segment from Gadus morhua chromosome 4, gadMor3.0, whole genome shotgun sequence encodes:
- the LOC115541842 gene encoding histone H2A, whose translation MSGRGKTGGKARAKAKTRSSRAGLQFPVGRVHRLLRKGNYAHRVGAGAPVYLAAVLEYLTAEILELAGNAARDNKKTRIIPRHLQLAVRNDEELNKLLGGVTIAQGGVLPNIQAVLLPKKTEKPAKK comes from the coding sequence ATGTCTGGAAGAGGTAAGACCGGAGGCAAAGCCAGGGCTAAGGCCAAGACCCGCTCCTCCCGGGCCGGGCTCCAGTTCCCCGTTGGCCGTGTCCACAGACTCCTACGTAAGGGTAACTACGCTCACCGCGTCGGTGCCGGAGCGCCCGTCTACCTGGCGGCGGTCCTCGAGTATCTGACTGCTGAGATCCTGGAGTTGGCTGGAAACGCTGCCCGTGACAACAAGAAGACCCGCATCATCCCCCGCCATCTGCAGTTGGCCGTCCGCAACGACGAGGAGCTCAACAAACTCCTGGGCGGAGTGACTATCGCTCAGGGCGGTGTGCTGCCCAACATCCAGGCCGTCCTTCTTCCCAAGAAGACCGAGAAGCCCGCCAAGAAGTAG
- the LOC115541840 gene encoding uncharacterized protein LOC115541840 — translation MPSNVEIKARVDSVSLFAQKASALSQSDGTVIKQQDTFFHCSQGRLKLRDFMNGSGQLIFYDRPDTDGPKLSNFSISPTSDPQSLREVLSAALGVMGEVLKERRLYLIGQTRVHLDTVEGLGDFMELEVMMRPDQTVAEGQQVAEELMRQLDVSEASLVSGAYMDLLLQKANALQK, via the exons ATGCCGTCCAACGTTGAGATCAAGGCCCGGGTGGACAGCGTGTCCCTATTTGCCCAGAAGGCCAGcgctctcagccaatcagacggCACCGTAATAAAACAGCAAGACACCTTCTTCCACTGCAGTCAAGGACGCCTCAAACTACGAGACTTCatg AACGGATCTGGTCAGCTGATCTTCTACGATCGCCCTGACACAGATGGACCCAAACTGTCCAACTTCTCCATCTCCCCGACCTCCGACCCCCAGAGCCTAAGG gaggtcCTCTCTGCAGCTCTCGGTGTGATGGGGGAAGTCCTTAAGGAGCGGCGGTTGTATCTGATTGGCCAGaccagagttcacctggacactGTGGAGGGACTCGGAGACTTCATGGAGCTGGAG gtgatgATGCGTCCAGACCAGACTGTTGCGGAGGGCCAGCAG GTGGCCGAGGAGCTGATGAGGCAGCTGGACGTCTCAGAGGCCAGTCTGGTGAGCGGAGCCTACATGGACCTGCTGCTGCAGAAGGCCAACGCGCTGCAGAAATAA
- the LOC115541843 gene encoding histone H2B 1/2-like: MPEPGPKSAPKKGSKKAVSKTAVKGGKKRRKTRKESYAIYVYKVLKQVHPDTGISSKAMGIMNSFVNDIFERIAGEASRLAHYNKRSTITSREIQTAVRLLLPGELAKHAVSEGTKAVTKYTSSK; encoded by the coding sequence ATGCCTGAGCCAGGACCCAAATCCGCGCCGAAGAAGGGCTCTAAGAAAGCCGTTTCCAAGACCGCAGTCAAGGGCGGCAAGAAGCGCCGCAAGACCAGGAAGGAGAGCTATGCCATCTACGTGTACAAGGTTCTGAAGCAGGTCCACCCCGACACCGGTATCTCCTCCAAGGCGATGGGGATCATGAACTCCTTCGTCAACGACATCTTCGAGCGTATCGCCGGTGAGGCCTCTCGCCTTGCTCACTACAACAagcgctccaccatcacctccagggAGATCCAGACCGCCGTCCGCCTGCTGCTCCCCGGGGAGTTGGCAAAGCACGCCGTGTCTGAGGGCACCAAGGCGGTGACCAAGTACACCAGCTCCAAGTAA
- the LOC115541845 gene encoding histone H4: MSGRGKGGKGLGKGGAKRHRKVLRDNIQGITKPAIRRLARRGGVKRISGLIYEETRGVLKVFLENVIRDAVTYTEHAKRKTVTAMDVVYALKRQGRTLYGFGG, from the coding sequence ATGTCTGGTCGAGGAAAAGGAGGAAAGGGACTCGGGAAGGGCGGCGCTAAGCGCCACCGAAAGGTTCTTCGTGACAACATCCAGGGCATTACCAAGCCCGCTATCCGCCGTCTGGCTCGCCGAGGCGGTGTGAAGCGTATCTCTGGCCTGATCTACGAGGAGACCCGCGGTGTCCTCAAGGTGTTCCTGGAGAACGTGATCCGTGACGCCGTCACCTACACCGAGCACGCCAAGAGAAAGACTGTCACAGCCATGGATGTGGTCTACGCCCTGAAGAGGCAGGGTCGCACCCTGTACGGTTTCGGCGGTTAA
- the LOC115541841 gene encoding histone H3, with product MARTKQTARKSTGGKAPRKQLATKAARKSAPATGGVKKPHRYRPGTVALREIRRYQKSTELLIRKLPFQRLVREIAQDFKTDLRFQSSAVMALQEASEAYLVGLFEDTNLCAIHAKRVTIMPKDIQLARRIRGERA from the coding sequence ATGGCCAGAACCAAGCAGACCGCTCGTAAGTCCACCGGTGGCAAAGCCCCAAGGAAGCAGCTCGCCACCAAGGCGGCCCGTAAGAGCGCCCCGGCCACCGGCGGCGTGAAGAAGCCCCATCGCTACAGGCCCGGTACCGTGGCCCTGAGAGAGATCCGCAGGTATCAGAAGTCCACCGAGCTGCTGATCCGCAAGCTGCCCTTCCAGCGCCTGGTGAGGGAGATCGCCCAGGACTTCAAGACCGACCTCCGCTTCCAGAGCTCCGCCGTCATGGCTCTTCAGGAGGCCAGCGAGGCCTACCTGGTCGGCCTGTTCGAGGACACCAACCTGTGCGCCATCCACGCCAAGAGGGTGACCATCATGCCCAAAGACATCCAGCTGGCCCGCCGCATCCGCGGAGAGCGTGCCTAA